In Dysgonomonas mossii, the genomic window GATTGGTAACGTCCATTCAGACTAAGTCCTAATTTATATTTCTGCCACGGTTTAAACCATGAAATACGAATGTTTGCATTATGTCGTGAAGTGCCGTTTATATATACATATTTCATGTAATCGTTTGCCGTTTCATCATCTGTACGTTGCCCTTTAGCATCCAGATAACTATACCCCCCTCCTATTTTTATATTCATTGGCAATTCGGCGTCAAAAGTGAAATCCATACCATAAGTCCGCCCTTTTGCCAGATTAACGTATTTCATGGTTTCCTCCACCAACTGTAGTTTGTCTTCATAAGAAGTTTCTATTGTCTGAAGAGAAATCATATTCCTTATATTATTATGATAGGCGGTTACACTTGCATTAAAACGAGGTAAATGATATTCGATATTTAATGCATAATAATCCGACTTTTGAGCTTTTAGATTGATATTTCCATAATAAGCTTTGTATTTACTCATTATGGTAGCATAATAGTGATAATACAACTCCTTTATAGTGGGAGCCTTAAACCCATTAGAATATGTTCCTCGAAAATTAAAGTTATGAAACTTGTACAAAGCCGAAACTTTAGGTGTGAATGTTTGGCCAAATTCCCGGTGTTGTCCGAATCGGATTCCTGCTGTTATATTAAATCGATCTGTCACATTCCATTCATCCTGAGCATATGCCGATACAGAGTAAGCTGTAGCTTTATCTCCTTCAAGACGATAAGGTGATACCAGCCGATCCCAAATATATTCGATTCCTGTGTTTAATGTATTTTGTTCATCTAGGTAAAATACACCTTTCAAATTACCCAATACACGCCGTTGGGATGTTTGAAGGATGCGATCTCCTGAATAGTAAACAATACGGTCTCCGTTCTCATCAAAATAGTCTGTGTATTCACGACTTGTATAGTCATAAAAATAATCGTATTTGTCAAATGAAAAGTCAAATGTAAGGTAATCTTTATTTTGCATATTGTATTTTCCTCCTGTACTATAGGACTGATTCCTATAATAAAAGTCATACAACCGCCACTGAGGAATACCCGTAGGACGATAAGTCCATTTTTCATAAAAAGAAGCACTCGTATTTAATGTGAGTTTATCAGATACCTGATACGATAAATCTTGTGAAATAGTATAATCCGTAGAGCGATTTACTGTTTTTGTAACACTGTTTTCATAGAGTTTGCCTCTATACCATTCTTGAGTTGTATTCTGCCAACCATCAGTATGACTCAAAGAAAATGAAGTATTCGAACTCCACCTTTTATGCTTTAATGCAAAAATATTACTTTGATCTAGATCTCCATATTTGCCTATGCGGGAAGTATTAGAAATACTGAGTTTATCTTTGTTCTTTTTAGTTATGAAATTTATAACACCACCGATTGCATCTGAACCATATAATGAAGAAACTGCTCCTTTTACAATCTCGATCCTCTCAATATTGTTCATATTGATACGGCTTAAATCGTTTTGCCCGCCAATGTCTCCATTTAGCCTTTTTCCGTCTATAAGAATAAGTATGTAATCATTCTTCAGACCATTGAGTTGAATATTACTCCCCATGTCACTCCGGTTAAAAGTAATAGAAGAAGACAAGCCTCCCAATAGATCCTCAATATCACGCCCCGCATATTCCTTTAAAGCTCTTCCTGAAATCACTTCAGTTTGTACAGGCGCATCTTTAATGTAATGTTCAGTACCAGTACCGGTAACAACAACTTCTTTTAGAGAAACAGATTTTACAACATGCCGAGTCGTATCGGCAATTTGTGCGATTAGCAATTGACAGCAAAGAAATACAGCTGTCAATAATAAATAATACCTCATATCTTATTTTATAATTCTTTAAAAATTAATAAAATAAAACATCGAGTTTCCTGAAAATTAATAAAATAGCAATGTATACATAAAGTATCCACAACCACTCCTATCCCTGGAAGCTTGGTGTTTATTTGTCTTTTGGCAGGTCTTCTGGCTCTCCTCCGGTTAAAAGCCTTCCCATTCTAGGATAAAGAACAGTGGCATAGAATATTTAACCGATATAACACGAGGAATTACAGCTGCAGGTACAGCCCCGGATTTTCACCGAGTTCCCTTTCATCAGGATATGAAATATACTGATTACCAAATCTGGCACAAATGTAAATAAATGTTTTTAAATGAAAAAAGAAAACAACGTTTGTATTTTATTCTTGGTTTAGAAATTTTAATGCTTCAAAATAACGGTTATTGAATTATTCGCTTCATTTGGGTTATATTTTCCTTTTCCAATATTAACAAATGGAATCTTTTTAATTCTTTCACTTTTATATAAATTCCGCTTAAAATATAAATTGATTGGACTATATTTACTCTTCGAATTAGAAATAGATTGATAGTCCAAAAATATGAACTTAAAACTATTACATACCAAGTTAAACAGATCGGGCGATAAGGCTATTTATATACAGATAGCTGATTTGATAATAGAATCGATTAAGAGTGGTGTGCTCAAGGCTGGAGAAACAATGCCTAGTACCCGGCATATGGCAGCTGAATTATCAGTTAATCGCAACACAGTTGTTCTGGCATTTGATATCCTTATTAATGAGGGTTGGATTATCTCAGAGGAAAGAAAGAAAACTTATGTATCAAATAAAATACAGATATCCCAAGTCTCAAAAAAGAAAAAATCTCAAATTCAACCAAGTGAGATATTCAGAAACGATTTAATATTTTTCGATGACGGACTTCCGGATGCAGTGTATACTCCAATGAAAGAATTGGCGAGAGCATATCGACGTATCTTTAGCCGCAAAGCCCATTGGCAAATCATGAATATTGCCAGCGAATTTGGTGATGATAAATTTCGTGAAACAATATCCACTATGCTTAATCAGAACAGAGGTATGCAAACATCGGTTGCTGATGTATGCATTACACGTGGAAGTCAAATGGCATTGTTTCTTACAGCTCATTGTTTACTCGAAAAAGGAGATGTTGTGTTAGTTGAAAATCCGGGATACAGACCTGCCTGGAATACATTCGAACATGTAGGAGCAAGATTAAT contains:
- a CDS encoding TonB-dependent receptor plug domain-containing protein encodes the protein MRYYLLLTAVFLCCQLLIAQIADTTRHVVKSVSLKEVVVTGTGTEHYIKDAPVQTEVISGRALKEYAGRDIEDLLGGLSSSITFNRSDMGSNIQLNGLKNDYILILIDGKRLNGDIGGQNDLSRINMNNIERIEIVKGAVSSLYGSDAIGGVINFITKKNKDKLSISNTSRIGKYGDLDQSNIFALKHKRWSSNTSFSLSHTDGWQNTTQEWYRGKLYENSVTKTVNRSTDYTISQDLSYQVSDKLTLNTSASFYEKWTYRPTGIPQWRLYDFYYRNQSYSTGGKYNMQNKDYLTFDFSFDKYDYFYDYTSREYTDYFDENGDRIVYYSGDRILQTSQRRVLGNLKGVFYLDEQNTLNTGIEYIWDRLVSPYRLEGDKATAYSVSAYAQDEWNVTDRFNITAGIRFGQHREFGQTFTPKVSALYKFHNFNFRGTYSNGFKAPTIKELYYHYYATIMSKYKAYYGNINLKAQKSDYYALNIEYHLPRFNASVTAYHNNIRNMISLQTIETSYEDKLQLVEETMKYVNLAKGRTYGMDFTFDAELPMNIKIGGGYSYLDAKGQRTDDETANDYMKYVYINGTSRHNANIRISWFKPWQKYKLGLSLNGRYQSKRYYTTDGDTRGYQIWRVNTSHSFLDSKKIKLDINIGVDNIFNYVDRSPFGHNRGTTSPGRNFYTSIIVKFQNQNK